A portion of the Carettochelys insculpta isolate YL-2023 chromosome 26, ASM3395843v1, whole genome shotgun sequence genome contains these proteins:
- the MAPK13 gene encoding mitogen-activated protein kinase 13: MMSLTRRKGFYKQEVNKTVWELPRRYTSLNPVGSGAYGTVCSAIDKKTGEKVAIKKLCRPFQTEIFAKRAYRELMLLKHMQHENVIGLLDVFTSATSFHGFQDFYLVMPYMRTDLQKIMGHEFSDEKIQYLVYQMLKGLKYIHSAGIIHRDLKPGNLAVNEDCELKILDFGLARHADAEMTGYVVTRWYRAPEVILNWMHYNQTVDIWSVGCIMAEMLTGKTLFKGKDYLDQLTQILKVTGLPGEEFVHKLEDKAAKKYIQSLPKIPKMDLSRLFPKANPLAVDLLDKMLQLDVEKRLTATQALAHPYFDQFRDVEEETEAQQSYDDSLEHEKLSINEWRRHTYNEIQSFSPIARKDSKRRSGLSL; encoded by the exons ATGATGAGCTTAACCCGGCGCAAAGGTTTCTACAAGCAGGAAGTGAACAAAActgtctgggagctgcccagaAGATACACCTCCCTCAACCCAGTGGGATCTGGCGCTTATGGCACTGTCTG TTCAGCCATAGACAAGAAGACGGGAGAGAAAGTGGCCATCAAGAAGTTGTGCCGCCCATTCCAGACAGAGATCTTTGCCAAGAGAGCCTACAGGGAGCTCATGCTGCTGAAGCACATGCAACATGAGAAC GTCATTGGGTTGCTTGATGTCTTCACCTCAGCCACCTCCTTCCATGGATTCCAGGACTT CTACCTGGTGATGCCATACATGCGGACAGATTTACAAAAGATCATGGGACATGAGTTCAGTGATGAAAAGATCCAGTACCTGGTCTACCAAATGCTGAAAGGGTTGAAG TATATTCATTCTGCCGGAATCATTCACCGG GATCTGAAGCCGGGTAACTTGGCAGTCAATGAAGACTGTGAACTTAAG ATCTTGGACTTCGGCTTGGCGAGACATGCAGATGCTGAGATGACCGGCTATGTCGTGACACGTTGGTACCGAGCACCAGAAGTCATTCTGAACTGGATGCATTACAACCAGACGG TGGACATCTGGTCTGTTGGTTGCATCATGGCAGAAATGCTGACTGGGAAAACCTTGTTTAAAGGGAAAGATT ATCTAGATCAGCTGACCCAGATCTTGAAAGTAACCGGACTCCCTGGAGAGGAGTTTGTGCACAAACTGGAGGACAAAGCG GCAAAGAAGTATATCCAGTCCCTTCCCAAAATTCCTAAAATGGATTTATCTCGGCTGTTCCCCAAAGCCAACCCTCTGG CTGTGGACCTCCTCGAcaagatgctgcagctggacGTGGAAAAGCGTCTCACGGCCACGCAAGCTCTGGCCCACCCCTACTTTGACCAGTTCCGAGATGTTGAGGAGGAGACCGAGGCCCAGCAGTCCTACGACGATTCCTTGGAGCATGAGAAGCTTTCAATCAATGAGTGGAGAA